One window of Brevibacterium pigmentatum genomic DNA carries:
- a CDS encoding asparaginase, translated as MTFSTFTAAQAAELAVVERSGFVESRHIGSAVVLDPQGSPLISLGAPEIPVFTRSSLKPLQAIAAMSLGAQLEGPAAALAAASHKCEAGHVAVVSAMLENAGLSVSDLQCPSAHPADGAFRRQLQESARARGEENTDPRSPLYFNCSGKHAAFLAAARAIGADTATYLSPEHPVQQKVAEVVTAFASEEPSAVGIDGCGAPVFALSLTGLARAIGRVIRIGSSDGDAEEAGAWAAYESEARTLTEAVFADPGTIEGHGRPNSTVIDKLGVFAKGGAEGVIVMATRSGYAVAVKCLDGSSRATGLVALTLLQWAGAFDVEPGAASASGKDTVDAVIAAITDPVTGGRDSEGRTNVVGRLELGEDIATIGERKRD; from the coding sequence TGAGCTCGCCGTCGTCGAGCGCTCCGGCTTCGTCGAATCCCGGCACATCGGGTCCGCCGTCGTCCTCGACCCGCAGGGATCACCGTTGATCAGCCTGGGTGCTCCGGAGATTCCCGTGTTCACCCGGTCGAGTCTCAAACCGCTGCAGGCGATCGCGGCGATGAGCCTCGGCGCGCAGCTCGAGGGACCGGCCGCGGCCCTGGCCGCTGCCTCACACAAGTGTGAAGCCGGGCATGTGGCGGTCGTGTCCGCGATGCTCGAGAATGCCGGGCTGAGCGTGTCCGACCTGCAGTGCCCGTCCGCCCATCCCGCCGACGGAGCCTTCCGTCGTCAACTGCAGGAATCGGCGCGGGCTCGGGGAGAGGAGAACACGGACCCGCGCTCGCCCCTGTACTTCAACTGCTCCGGCAAGCACGCGGCATTCCTCGCCGCAGCCCGCGCCATCGGCGCCGACACCGCCACCTATCTGTCCCCGGAGCATCCCGTGCAGCAGAAGGTCGCCGAGGTGGTCACCGCCTTCGCTTCGGAGGAACCGTCCGCGGTCGGCATCGACGGCTGTGGGGCTCCCGTGTTCGCGCTCAGCCTCACCGGCCTCGCCCGCGCCATCGGCCGCGTCATCCGGATCGGCAGCAGCGACGGTGACGCCGAGGAGGCGGGAGCGTGGGCTGCCTATGAGAGCGAGGCTCGCACCCTCACCGAGGCGGTCTTCGCCGACCCGGGGACGATCGAAGGACACGGCCGACCGAATTCGACCGTCATAGACAAGCTCGGCGTCTTCGCCAAGGGCGGGGCCGAAGGAGTCATCGTCATGGCCACCCGCTCCGGGTATGCCGTCGCCGTGAAATGCCTCGACGGGTCCTCGCGGGCCACCGGGCTCGTCGCCCTCACCCTGCTCCAGTGGGCGGGAGCGTTCGACGTTGAGCCGGGAGCCGCCTCGGCGTCGGGGAAGGATACGGTCGACGCCGTGATCGCGGCGATCACGGATCCGGTCACCGGAGGCAGGGATTCCGAGGGGCGGACGAACGTTGTCGGACGCCTGGAGCTCGGGGAAGATATTGCCACAATCGGTGAGAGGAAGAGGGACTGA
- a CDS encoding sterol carrier family protein, translated as MAIRRRIDPDQGRSALEMWLTQARLDAAPADRSTIATAVRFTLEELASRAEGNSVEVRVPPFGVTQCIAGPRHTRGTPPNVVETSAEVWLGLVTGRTDFATALAAGDIEASGTRADLGDFLPLFTTAELEARA; from the coding sequence ATGGCGATTCGCAGAAGGATCGACCCCGATCAGGGGCGCAGCGCACTCGAGATGTGGCTGACTCAGGCGAGGCTCGACGCAGCCCCGGCCGACCGGTCGACCATCGCCACCGCCGTGCGGTTCACCCTCGAGGAGCTCGCCTCCCGAGCCGAAGGCAACAGCGTCGAAGTCCGGGTCCCGCCGTTCGGCGTCACCCAATGCATCGCCGGACCCCGGCACACCCGCGGCACCCCGCCGAACGTCGTCGAGACCTCGGCCGAGGTGTGGCTGGGTCTGGTCACCGGACGCACCGACTTCGCGACCGCGCTCGCCGCCGGCGATATCGAGGCCTCGGGAACCCGAGCCGACCTCGGCGACTTCCTGCCCCTCTTCACCACCGCAGAACTCGAGGCCCGAGCATGA
- a CDS encoding aldehyde dehydrogenase family protein — MSAQITQTTSFIGGRHVPSLLTYANIDPATGGQLGDIARAGADEVDRAVQAAAKAQREWKRSSPEQRSRLLIATAAVITANRDDLARIESEDTGKPLTQAYADVDVCARYFEFYGHTIESYYGHAIPLAEDMHVYTRREPFGVTGHIVAWNYPLQLIGRAAATSLATGNCAVAKPADETPRSTVRLAELIHSVGFPAGTFNVVTGLGAEAGAALSAHPGVAHLGFVGSTQTGSAIAHAAADRVVPTVLELGGKSANIVFPDADIDAAIPSLVRSIIQNAGQTCSAGSRLIVHRDIHAEVVDKMAAAMAKVTIGYGLDDPMLGPLISTKQHERVGGFLATVDSGQIITGGTRPDGLADDLAAGSFITPTIVDSVDPKSRIAQEEVFGPVVATLPFADDDEAVALANGTDYGLVSALWTQNISRAHRLAAEVDAGQIFVNTYGAGGGVELPFGGFKKSGYGREKSIEALDEYTQTKTVAIKL; from the coding sequence ATGAGCGCACAGATCACGCAGACGACGTCGTTCATCGGCGGTCGGCATGTGCCGTCCCTGCTCACCTACGCCAATATCGACCCGGCCACCGGAGGCCAGCTCGGCGATATCGCCCGCGCCGGAGCCGATGAAGTCGACCGGGCGGTGCAGGCTGCGGCGAAAGCGCAGCGGGAATGGAAGCGCTCGAGCCCGGAACAGCGCTCCCGCCTGCTCATCGCCACCGCCGCCGTCATCACCGCCAACCGCGACGATCTGGCCCGCATCGAATCCGAGGACACGGGCAAACCGCTCACCCAGGCCTATGCCGACGTCGACGTGTGCGCCCGCTACTTCGAGTTCTACGGCCACACCATCGAGTCCTACTACGGTCACGCGATCCCGCTGGCCGAGGACATGCACGTCTACACGCGCCGGGAGCCCTTCGGCGTCACCGGACACATCGTGGCTTGGAACTATCCGCTCCAGCTCATCGGCCGTGCCGCCGCCACCTCGCTGGCCACCGGCAACTGCGCCGTGGCCAAACCCGCGGATGAGACCCCGCGCTCGACCGTGCGGTTGGCTGAACTCATCCACTCCGTGGGCTTCCCGGCCGGAACCTTCAACGTCGTCACCGGACTCGGCGCCGAGGCGGGAGCGGCGTTGAGCGCCCACCCCGGGGTGGCACATCTGGGCTTCGTCGGGTCGACGCAGACCGGTTCGGCCATCGCCCACGCCGCCGCCGATCGAGTCGTGCCCACGGTCCTCGAGCTCGGTGGGAAGTCCGCGAACATCGTCTTCCCCGATGCCGATATCGATGCGGCGATCCCATCGCTCGTGCGCTCGATCATCCAGAACGCCGGGCAGACCTGCTCGGCCGGATCCCGGCTCATCGTCCACCGCGACATCCACGCCGAGGTCGTCGACAAGATGGCCGCGGCCATGGCGAAGGTGACCATCGGCTACGGCCTCGACGACCCGATGCTCGGGCCCCTGATCTCGACCAAACAGCATGAACGGGTCGGCGGGTTCCTCGCCACAGTCGACTCCGGACAGATCATCACGGGCGGCACCCGACCCGACGGTCTGGCCGACGACCTCGCCGCTGGGTCGTTCATCACCCCCACCATCGTCGACTCCGTCGACCCTAAGTCCCGGATCGCCCAGGAAGAGGTCTTCGGCCCCGTCGTCGCGACCCTGCCGTTCGCCGACGACGACGAAGCCGTGGCGCTGGCCAACGGCACCGACTACGGCCTCGTCAGCGCACTGTGGACGCAGAACATCTCCCGCGCCCACCGCCTGGCTGCCGAGGTCGATGCCGGCCAGATCTTCGTCAACACCTATGGTGCCGGCGGTGGAGTCGAACTGCCCTTCGGCGGGTTCAAGAAGTCCGGTTACGGTCGCGAGAAGTCCATCGAAGCCCTCGACGAATACACGCAGACGAAGACCGTCGCCATCAAGCTGTGA
- a CDS encoding EamA family transporter, whose translation MTFPVLGLVLIAAVAHAVWNLAAKSVTGRGYAFVLAYHGLSALLLAPVAAVIIATGAQPLNWGLVGAAALSAVFHIAYSVALQSGYDHAPLGVVYPTARGIGPVVTIIIAVAFLGERPTLAEAVGAFTVIAGIAVVTIRPRGGGDGPTSSDGLRRGLAWGGLIGAFIASYTLWDDFAVNHVSDSPLLYFAVSEACVGLIMTVGMVALPGGREKRADFREILLSHKRALVTVAILSPLAYVLVLYAMQQAPVALVAPVRETSIIVGTLLAWWFFGERNVLLKLAGALIVVAGIGLIALG comes from the coding sequence ATGACCTTCCCGGTGCTCGGGCTCGTCCTCATCGCCGCCGTCGCCCACGCCGTCTGGAACCTCGCCGCGAAGTCCGTCACCGGCAGAGGCTATGCCTTCGTGCTCGCCTACCACGGGCTCTCGGCGCTCCTGCTCGCCCCGGTCGCGGCCGTCATCATCGCCACCGGCGCGCAGCCGCTGAACTGGGGACTGGTCGGCGCGGCGGCACTGAGCGCGGTCTTCCACATCGCCTACTCCGTGGCCCTGCAGTCCGGTTACGACCACGCCCCGCTGGGCGTCGTCTACCCGACGGCGCGCGGCATCGGGCCGGTCGTGACGATCATCATCGCCGTGGCCTTCCTCGGTGAGCGTCCCACCCTCGCCGAGGCGGTCGGAGCCTTCACCGTCATCGCCGGCATCGCCGTCGTCACGATCCGTCCCCGCGGCGGCGGGGACGGCCCCACGAGCAGCGACGGTCTGCGACGGGGGCTCGCCTGGGGCGGGCTGATCGGGGCGTTCATCGCCTCGTACACACTCTGGGACGACTTCGCCGTGAACCATGTCAGCGATTCCCCGCTGCTCTACTTCGCCGTCTCCGAAGCCTGCGTCGGGCTCATCATGACCGTCGGAATGGTCGCGCTTCCCGGCGGCCGGGAGAAGCGCGCGGACTTCCGCGAGATCCTTTTGAGCCACAAGCGCGCGCTCGTGACCGTGGCGATCCTCTCACCGCTCGCGTACGTGCTCGTCCTCTACGCGATGCAGCAGGCGCCGGTGGCGCTCGTAGCCCCCGTGCGGGAGACCTCGATCATCGTCGGCACCCTGCTAGCGTGGTGGTTCTTCGGGGAGAGGAACGTGCTGCTCAAACTCGCCGGTGCCCTTATCGTGGTTGCGGGCATCGGGCTCATCGCGCTCGGATGA
- a CDS encoding universal stress protein: MSHTIIVGIDGSDNAECALQWAITHAQKTSAEIRIVSAYTVPGVNMSQADIVYPADFDDAVKKTVEDIAEAAAATVTKAGVPVSTTIVPGDASGVMVEHSKNAALAVVGARGRGGFAGRLLGSVALAMPAHSQCPTLVVPSTWPTRIMPTTPLPIDDPVRTTDDPSAEADGRSRPDFSGEVVAAVDPFETDTPVLRAAAAQAAIYGVPLRLVGVTATHILSPEWMPSEEHLIRMYDEAAKAFTAAAESLKGDFPDLEVRFSIFDAPATEVLVSATYTADLLVIGSRGRGGFVSTILGSTSQGVLSHAVCPVRVVRVNRRQPGRRR; the protein is encoded by the coding sequence ATGTCCCACACGATCATCGTCGGCATCGACGGTTCCGACAACGCCGAATGCGCCCTGCAGTGGGCGATCACGCACGCACAGAAGACCTCCGCAGAGATCCGCATCGTCTCCGCCTACACCGTCCCCGGCGTCAATATGAGCCAGGCCGATATCGTCTACCCCGCCGATTTCGACGACGCCGTGAAGAAGACCGTCGAAGACATCGCCGAGGCGGCCGCCGCCACCGTCACCAAGGCCGGCGTTCCCGTGTCGACGACGATCGTGCCCGGTGACGCCTCCGGAGTGATGGTCGAGCATTCGAAGAACGCCGCCCTCGCCGTCGTCGGCGCGCGCGGTCGCGGCGGGTTCGCCGGTCGCCTCCTCGGATCCGTGGCCCTGGCCATGCCCGCGCATTCGCAGTGCCCCACCCTCGTCGTCCCGAGCACGTGGCCGACCCGGATCATGCCGACGACTCCCCTGCCCATCGATGATCCCGTCCGCACGACCGATGATCCCTCCGCCGAGGCGGACGGACGGTCGCGTCCCGACTTCTCCGGTGAGGTCGTCGCCGCCGTCGATCCCTTCGAGACCGACACCCCGGTGCTGCGTGCCGCGGCCGCTCAGGCCGCGATCTACGGTGTTCCGCTGCGCCTCGTCGGGGTCACCGCCACGCACATCCTCTCGCCCGAGTGGATGCCCAGCGAAGAACATCTCATCCGGATGTACGACGAGGCGGCGAAGGCCTTCACCGCTGCTGCCGAGTCGCTGAAGGGAGACTTCCCCGATCTCGAGGTGCGGTTCTCGATCTTCGATGCACCTGCCACCGAGGTGCTCGTGTCGGCCACGTACACCGCAGATCTCCTGGTCATCGGCTCCCGTGGCCGCGGCGGGTTCGTCTCCACCATCCTCGGGTCGACGTCGCAGGGTGTGCTCTCGCATGCCGTGTGCCCGGTGCGGGTGGTGCGGGTCAACCGCCGCCAGCCGGGCCGCCGCCGCTGA
- the purF gene encoding amidophosphoribosyltransferase: MARGDGQLTHEIDPQDRGPQDECGVFGVWAPGEETAKLTYFGLYALQHRGQESAGIAASNGKQILIYRDMGLVSQVFHERDLELLQGHIAVGHTRYSTTGSPSFENAQPTLGPTPFGTVALAHNGNLTNFDALEGMADARRDHATKVVEEATKKSARTRPFRDSSNDTSLVTELFATEDGENLTEAALSLLPHVEGAFSLVYMDEHTLYAARDRHGVRPLSLGRLENGWVVASETAALDIVGAKFVRDIEPGELIAIDEDGLRSHRFAEPSQARCVFEYVYLARPDSKLNGKNVHAARTQMGRQLAEEYPVDADLVIATPESGTPAAVGYAEASGIPFGQGLMKNAYVGRTFIQPSQTLRQLGIRLKLNPIRENIEGRRLVVVDDSIVRGNTQRALIRMLREAGAAEVHVRISSPPVKWPCFYGIDFATRAELIANGLTTNEICENLGADSLGYISLDGMIAATEQERSQLCTACFSGEYPIPVNNTPADKGC; encoded by the coding sequence GTGGCAAGAGGAGACGGGCAGCTGACGCACGAAATCGACCCCCAGGACCGCGGACCGCAGGACGAATGCGGTGTGTTCGGAGTCTGGGCCCCCGGCGAGGAAACCGCCAAACTCACATACTTCGGGCTCTACGCCCTGCAGCACCGCGGACAGGAGTCCGCGGGAATCGCTGCCAGCAACGGCAAGCAGATCCTCATCTACCGAGACATGGGCCTGGTCTCCCAGGTGTTCCACGAACGCGATCTCGAGCTCCTGCAGGGCCATATCGCCGTCGGCCACACCCGGTATTCGACGACCGGATCACCGTCGTTCGAGAACGCTCAGCCCACCCTGGGGCCGACCCCATTCGGCACCGTGGCGCTGGCCCACAACGGCAATCTGACGAACTTCGACGCTCTCGAAGGCATGGCCGATGCCCGCCGCGACCACGCGACGAAGGTCGTCGAGGAGGCCACGAAGAAGTCGGCCCGCACCCGGCCCTTCCGTGATTCCTCGAATGACACCTCCCTGGTCACCGAGCTCTTCGCGACCGAAGACGGAGAGAACCTCACCGAGGCGGCGCTGAGTCTGCTGCCGCATGTCGAAGGCGCGTTCTCGCTGGTCTACATGGACGAGCACACCCTCTACGCCGCGCGTGACCGGCACGGGGTCCGACCCCTGTCGCTGGGCCGGCTGGAGAACGGCTGGGTCGTGGCCTCGGAGACCGCGGCACTCGACATCGTCGGTGCTAAGTTCGTCCGCGACATCGAACCCGGTGAGCTCATCGCCATCGACGAAGACGGTCTGCGTTCGCACCGCTTCGCCGAACCGAGCCAAGCTCGCTGCGTCTTCGAATACGTCTACCTCGCGCGTCCCGACAGCAAGCTCAACGGCAAGAACGTCCACGCCGCACGGACCCAGATGGGCCGCCAGCTGGCCGAGGAGTACCCTGTTGACGCAGACCTGGTCATCGCCACCCCGGAATCGGGCACCCCTGCGGCCGTCGGCTATGCCGAGGCCTCGGGCATCCCGTTCGGCCAGGGGCTGATGAAGAACGCCTATGTCGGACGCACCTTCATCCAGCCTTCGCAGACCCTGCGGCAGCTGGGCATCCGCCTCAAGCTCAACCCGATCCGGGAGAACATCGAGGGCCGACGCCTCGTCGTCGTCGACGATTCGATCGTGCGCGGAAACACTCAGCGCGCCCTGATCCGCATGCTGCGGGAGGCCGGAGCGGCCGAGGTCCATGTGCGCATCTCCTCCCCGCCGGTGAAGTGGCCGTGCTTCTACGGCATCGACTTCGCCACCCGTGCCGAGCTCATCGCCAACGGCCTGACCACGAACGAGATCTGCGAGAACCTTGGCGCGGACTCGCTGGGCTATATCTCTCTGGACGGCATGATCGCCGCCACCGAGCAGGAGCGCAGTCAGCTGTGCACCGCCTGCTTCTCGGGCGAGTACCCGATTCCCGTCAACAACACACCCGCCGACAAAGGATGCTGA
- the purM gene encoding phosphoribosylformylglycinamidine cyclo-ligase encodes MSSEANPKSTTYAAAGVDVEAGDRAVELMKAAVSATHNSSVVGGMGGFAGLFNVSVLKDFERPLLASSTDGVGTKVAIAQAMDKHDTIGYDLVGMVVDDIIVCGARPLFMTDYIACGKVVAERIADIVRGIADACASAGVALVGGETAEHPGLLGVDEYDVAGAATGVVEASKLLGPEKVRAGDVLIGLPSSGIHSNGYSLVRHIIAEAGWGLDKHVSEFGRTLGEELLVPTHVYTGELAALFDALPEAVHSVSHVTGGGLSANVARVLPQGLVAKMSRASWKIPAVFNVLGDLGGVPQDDRERTWNLGVGMVLVVDAESVDGVLVASPGAWVLGDVAADDGTLATDPDYVQGAKGVDGGAAILQ; translated from the coding sequence TTGAGTTCCGAAGCGAACCCGAAGTCCACCACCTATGCCGCCGCCGGCGTCGACGTCGAGGCCGGAGACCGCGCCGTCGAACTGATGAAGGCTGCCGTCTCGGCCACCCACAACTCCTCGGTCGTCGGTGGGATGGGCGGATTCGCCGGACTCTTCAACGTCTCGGTGCTCAAGGACTTCGAGCGTCCGCTGCTCGCCTCGTCGACCGACGGAGTGGGCACGAAGGTCGCCATCGCTCAGGCCATGGATAAGCACGACACCATCGGCTACGACCTTGTGGGCATGGTCGTCGACGACATCATCGTCTGCGGTGCCCGACCCCTGTTCATGACCGACTACATCGCCTGCGGCAAGGTCGTGGCCGAACGCATCGCCGATATCGTGCGGGGAATCGCCGACGCCTGTGCCTCGGCCGGTGTCGCCCTGGTCGGCGGGGAGACCGCCGAACACCCGGGGCTGCTCGGAGTCGATGAGTACGATGTCGCCGGTGCCGCCACCGGTGTCGTCGAGGCCTCGAAGCTGCTTGGACCCGAGAAGGTCCGTGCCGGTGACGTGCTCATCGGTCTGCCGTCCTCGGGCATCCACTCCAACGGCTACTCCCTGGTCCGCCACATCATCGCCGAGGCAGGATGGGGCCTGGATAAGCATGTCTCGGAGTTCGGGCGCACCCTCGGTGAGGAGCTGCTCGTTCCCACCCATGTCTACACCGGTGAGCTCGCCGCTCTCTTCGACGCGCTGCCCGAAGCCGTGCATTCGGTCTCGCATGTCACCGGCGGAGGACTCTCGGCCAATGTGGCCAGGGTGCTCCCGCAGGGGCTGGTGGCGAAGATGTCACGGGCTTCGTGGAAGATCCCGGCGGTGTTCAACGTACTCGGTGATCTCGGCGGAGTGCCGCAGGACGACCGGGAACGCACCTGGAACCTCGGCGTCGGCATGGTCCTCGTCGTCGACGCGGAATCGGTCGACGGTGTGCTCGTCGCTAGCCCCGGAGCCTGGGTGCTCGGCGACGTCGCCGCCGACGACGGAACTCTCGCCACCGACCCCGACTATGTGCAGGGCGCCAAGGGCGTCGACGGGGGCGCCGCGATCCTGCAGTAA
- a CDS encoding DUF3073 domain-containing protein, which produces MGRGRAKAKQIKVARKLKYYSPDTDLNRLQQELGADAHKSGPSDPYDDEPDYSAYADKYNVDDDDEYEN; this is translated from the coding sequence GTGGGTCGCGGCCGCGCAAAGGCAAAGCAGATCAAGGTAGCTCGGAAGCTGAAGTACTACAGCCCGGATACCGACCTTAATAGACTCCAGCAGGAGCTGGGCGCCGACGCGCACAAGTCTGGTCCGTCCGATCCTTACGACGATGAACCTGACTACTCGGCTTACGCCGACAAGTACAACGTCGACGATGACGACGAGTACGAGAACTGA